In Nymphaea colorata isolate Beijing-Zhang1983 chromosome 3, ASM883128v2, whole genome shotgun sequence, a genomic segment contains:
- the LOC116250792 gene encoding homeobox-leucine zipper protein HAT22-like, which translates to MTFEDGCNTVLVLSLGNGSQVKADRSLKMEQSRASGVRFDRLFPCTDLESDLSLCLPNSTSREEGLIKRQKKIDVNKFCEEKECSLASSCSPHISQPRVKREIREAFSEDLETERLSSRASDEDEESNSRKKLRLSKEQSSLLEDSYRKQSTPNPKRKQELAEQLNLRPRQVEVWFQNRRARTKLKQTEVDCEFLKRCCETLTDENRRLQKELQELKALKFSSPLYMQLPAATLTMCPSCERIATKETTTKGHFTMTPKTSFCNPFSHPSAAC; encoded by the exons ATGACATTCGAAGATGGGTGCAACACAGTTCTCGTGCTTTCCTTAGGGAACGGCAGTCAAGTGAAGGCCGACAGGTCCTTGAAGATGGAGCAGAGCAGAGCCTCCGGTGTGAGATTCGATCGTCTTTTCCCTTGCACCGATCTCGAATCGGATCTGTCCTTGTGTCTACCAAACTCGACTTCAAGAG AGGAAGGACTAATCAAACGGCAGAAGAAGATCGATGTGAATAAGTTCTGCGAAGAGAAGGAGTGCAGCCTTGCCTCGTCTTGCTCTCCCCACATTTCACAGCCACGTGTTAAGAGAGAAATTAGGGAAGCCTTTAGTGAAGATTTGGAAACAGAGAGGCTGTCGTCCAGAGCTagtgatgaagatgaagagagTAACAGTAGAAAGAAGCTTAGGCTGAGCAAGGAACAATCGTCCCTTTTGGAAGATAGCTACAGAAAACAGAGCACTCCCAATCCG AAGCGGAAGCAAGAATTAGCCGAGCAATTGAATCTACGGCCTAGGCAGGTCGAAGTATGGTTCCAGAACAGGAGGGCAAG GACCAAGCTGAAGCAGACGGAAGTAGACTGCGAGTTCTTGAAGAGATGCTGTGAGACTCTGACAGATGAGAATCGAAGGTTGCAGAAGGAGCTCCAAGAACTGAAGGccttgaaattctcctccccaCTGTACATGCAACTGCCAGCGGCCACTCTGACCATGTGTCCTTCGTGCGAGCGAATCGCCACGAAGGAGACCACCACCAAGGGCCATTTCACCATGACTCCCAAGACCTCCTTCTGCAACCCCTTCTCCCATCCCTCTGCTGCATGTTAG
- the LOC116250427 gene encoding pathogenesis-related protein PRB1-3-like, with translation MKRSPGAFVWICLLLGVGVLIHSTHAQNSPQDFIAPHNASRAQVGVGPMVWNDTVAAYAQNYANQRISDCSLVHSGGPYGENLFWGSGREFTAADAVNAWVSEKAYYDYNTNSCASGKVCGHYTQVVWRNSVRLGCARVKCNSGAIFIICNYDPYGNIIGQRPY, from the coding sequence ATGAAGCGTTCCCCTGGCGCCTTTGTTTGGATCTGCCTACTGCTGGGCGTTGGAGTGCTAATCCATAGCACTCACGCCCAAAACTCTCCCCAAGACTTCATTGCTCCTCACAACGCCTCTCGTGCTCAGGTTGGTGTTGGTCCTATGGTGTGGAACGACACTGTTGCAGCCTACGCCCAAAACTATGCCAACCAGAGAATCAGCGACTGCAGCCTAGTCCACTCCGGCGGACCGTATGGAGAGAACCTCTTCTGGGGCAGTGGGCGTGAGTTCACTGCAGCAGATGCCGTGAACGCCTGGGTGTCCGAAAAGGCCTACTACGACTACAATACCAACAGCTGCGCCAGTGGGAAGGTCTGCGGGCACTACACCCAAGTGGTGTGGCGTAACTCGGTGAGGCTGGGCTGCGCCAGGGTCAAGTGCAACAGCGGCGCCATCTTCATCATCTGCAACTACGACCCTTACGGTAACATTATAGGGCAGCGTCCCTACTAG
- the LOC116249556 gene encoding pathogenesis-related protein PRB1-2-like, with protein sequence MGHSSALVWLCLLVGLGMLIHGTHAQNSPQDFVAAHNAARAQVGVGPMVWDNTVAAYAQNYANQRIGDCKLVHSGGKYGENLFWGSGREYTAADAVNLWVAEKANYNYATNTCASGKVCGHYTQVVWRNSVRLGCARVKCNSGAIFITCNYDPPGNFVGQRPY encoded by the coding sequence ATGGGGCATTCCTCTGCCTTAGTTTGGCTCTGCCTACTGGTGGGCCTTGGAATGCTAATCCATGGCACTCACGCCCAGAACTCTCCCCAGGACTTCGTTGCTGCTCACAACGCAGCTCGCGCACAGGTTGGTGTTGGTCCTATGGTATGGGACAACACCGTTGCAGCCTACGCCCAGAACTACGCCAACCAGAGGATCGGTGACTGCAAGTTGGTCCACTCCGGTGGGAAGTATGGAGAGAACCTCTTCTGGGGCAGCGGGCGTGAGTACACTGCAGCAGATGCCGTGAACTTGTGGGTGGCCGAAAAGGCCAACTACAACTATGCCACCAACACCTGTGCGAGTGGAAAGGTGTGCGGCCACTACACACAGGTGGTGTGGCGCAACTCGGTCCGTCTGGGTTGCGCAAGGGTCAAGTGCAACAGTGGTGCCATCTTCATCACCTGCAACTACGACCCTCCTGGTAACTTTGTGGGGCAGCGTCCCTACTAG